One part of the Nostoc sp. PCC 7120 = FACHB-418 genome encodes these proteins:
- a CDS encoding CHASE2 domain-containing protein, giving the protein MNKQLGNPLVRLILGLKQWLSRGRREFITASIVLVCVLMMRSIGLLQSVELAALDQFFRLRPNEQPDNRITIVAIDEASLSQGFPIPDGIIANLLKKLQANQPRAIGLDIYRDLPTKDGYENLVDTYKTIPNLIGTQLLSNNKSYKVAPPPQLNSQQIGFNNLLYDPDGKVRRILLYWHIGENYYESFALKLALLYLKSEKILPKKAASNPEYLQLGKSVFPRFKKNDGAYVGADDKGTQILSNFPKPGCRNSSSDSCGFHRVSMLDVLDDKVPRSLIEDRIVLIGSTAPSLQDFVFIPYSGRWMGAAKPVAGIELQAYFISQLISAALDGRPVLKVWSDFWEYLWIFAWSYLGAVVAWRIRGTIPSIVAILVACCLLCLGAYLAFLSGWWIPLIPALVTLVGSVIWMINYLAHMQEELKRSKEFLQQVIDTIADPIFVKNEQHQWIVLNKAYCRFIGYPESFLVEKSDVDFFPKHEADVFRQQDELVFETQRPQENEEEFTDAYGKTHLIATKRSLHKDAAGNFFLVGVIRDITQRKIMEEELKRTAAELFRSNNELKLKEDHLRYLAYHDALTGLPNRKYFAEQLYESINWAKDNNLSLGLLFIDLDGFKQVNDSLGHEMGDRLLVVIAQRLSNSLRASDTVARLGGDEFTVILQAIPNVQVAAKVAEKILANITEPIVLNGCTAKVSVSIGISIYPETSLDPDTLLKKADAAMYRAKHLGKNRFELADRVNTEF; this is encoded by the coding sequence ATGAATAAGCAACTAGGGAATCCTCTTGTGAGGTTAATTCTGGGACTAAAGCAATGGCTGAGTCGAGGACGGAGAGAATTCATTACTGCTTCCATCGTTTTGGTTTGTGTCCTGATGATGCGTTCTATAGGATTACTGCAATCCGTAGAATTGGCTGCATTAGACCAATTTTTTCGCCTCCGACCAAACGAACAGCCTGATAATCGCATTACTATCGTCGCCATTGATGAAGCTTCTTTAAGTCAAGGATTCCCCATTCCTGATGGCATCATTGCTAATTTATTAAAGAAATTACAAGCCAATCAACCCCGTGCTATTGGTTTAGATATTTATCGAGATTTACCAACCAAAGATGGTTATGAAAATCTAGTTGATACTTATAAAACAATACCGAATTTAATCGGCACGCAATTATTATCAAATAATAAAAGTTATAAAGTTGCGCCGCCACCACAATTAAATTCCCAACAAATAGGTTTTAATAACTTACTTTATGACCCTGATGGCAAAGTACGCCGAATTTTGTTGTATTGGCATATTGGTGAAAATTATTATGAAAGCTTTGCTTTGAAGTTAGCTTTATTATATTTAAAATCAGAGAAAATTCTTCCTAAAAAAGCGGCTAGCAACCCGGAGTATTTACAGTTAGGTAAGTCAGTTTTTCCTCGATTTAAAAAAAATGATGGCGCTTACGTTGGAGCCGATGACAAAGGTACTCAAATTCTGTCTAATTTTCCTAAACCAGGTTGTCGAAATTCGTCTTCAGATTCCTGCGGCTTCCACCGGGTGAGTATGCTAGATGTGCTAGATGACAAAGTTCCGCGCAGTTTGATAGAGGATCGCATTGTCTTAATCGGCTCTACTGCTCCTAGCCTCCAAGATTTTGTATTTATTCCCTATTCAGGTCGTTGGATGGGAGCAGCAAAACCGGTGGCGGGGATTGAACTGCAAGCTTATTTTATTAGCCAGTTAATTTCTGCGGCTTTGGACGGAAGACCTGTATTAAAGGTTTGGTCTGATTTTTGGGAATACTTGTGGATTTTTGCTTGGTCATATTTAGGAGCAGTAGTAGCATGGCGAATAAGGGGAACGATTCCCAGTATCGTGGCAATACTTGTTGCTTGTTGCTTGCTTTGTTTAGGTGCTTATCTAGCTTTTTTATCAGGGTGGTGGATACCGTTAATTCCAGCACTGGTGACCTTAGTTGGTTCAGTCATTTGGATGATTAATTATCTTGCTCATATGCAGGAAGAGTTAAAGCGTTCCAAAGAATTTTTGCAGCAAGTAATTGATACGATCGCTGACCCAATTTTTGTAAAAAATGAGCAACATCAGTGGATTGTTTTAAATAAAGCTTACTGTCGATTTATTGGTTATCCTGAGAGTTTTTTAGTCGAAAAGTCAGATGTTGATTTTTTCCCTAAACATGAAGCTGATGTTTTTCGACAGCAAGATGAGTTAGTGTTTGAAACTCAAAGACCTCAGGAAAATGAGGAAGAATTTACTGATGCTTATGGGAAAACTCATTTAATTGCTACTAAGCGATCGCTCCACAAGGATGCGGCCGGTAATTTCTTTTTAGTTGGGGTGATTAGAGATATTACTCAGCGCAAAATCATGGAGGAAGAACTCAAGCGCACAGCAGCTGAGTTGTTTCGCTCTAATAATGAATTAAAACTGAAAGAAGACCATCTGCGTTATTTAGCTTATCACGACGCTTTAACTGGTCTTCCGAACCGTAAATATTTTGCGGAACAACTTTACGAATCTATTAACTGGGCAAAAGATAATAATTTATCCCTTGGACTCCTATTTATTGACTTAGACGGCTTTAAGCAGGTTAATGATAGCCTTGGTCACGAGATGGGCGATCGCTTGTTAGTGGTGATAGCTCAAAGACTTAGCAATTCTTTACGCGCTAGTGATACAGTGGCTCGCTTAGGTGGCGACGAATTTACCGTCATTTTACAGGCAATACCTAACGTGCAGGTAGCAGCCAAAGTCGCTGAAAAAATTCTAGCGAATATCACTGAGCCAATTGTTTTGAACGGGTGTACTGCCAAAGTTTCCGTGAGTATTGGTATTAGCATTTACCCAGAAACAAGCTTAGATCCTGATACATTGCTAAAAAAAGCGGATGCTGCTATGTACCGTGCTAAACATTTAGGAAAAAATCGCTTTGAATTGGCGGATAGGGTAAATACTGAGTTCTGA